The sequence TATCACTTAGACATTGTTTCTTTGAATTCTTGTCTTAGAGCTCACTTCATCTTATGCAGTAGACCATTTCCTGTTAGAGAGTAATTATTTGTGCATCTTTTAGCAAAACTGGAATGTGTTGAAAACTTAAAGGGTGGTACAATATGAATTTTCCATTTACTCAAATCAATTGTTTTTGAGCAGTAGTGTGAAAGTTTCCTGTCTTGCTTGTCCAGGGATCTGGAATGAATGTATTCCTGTGATGTCAGGAAGAAGCATTTCTGTAATCAGGTTTTTAGAAAAAGTTCTAATAAAAACTTGTCACTTGGTAGAATAAATACTTAGAATGTTTAGACTGCTTACCCTGGGAATAGCTGTTGGTAGCATTTATCTTTAAACGTACATGTGATAATTTACCACGTGTTCATGGGAAGTTGCCAAGCACAAGTACTATCCAAAGGGCAGTAGATAGTGCTTCTGGGAGGCTCATACAGACTCAGCATTGCATGCTGTGGACTGTTCCAGTCTGTTGGTTAGAAcaagagaaaatatatttgtatctGAGGTACAACTTCTGTGGACATTTTATATCTGTTTTTGAACTTAAGTTTTATAAACTGAGGTATgatctcaggtttttttctccagtgagtAGAATAACTGCTTTTCTCAGCCTAACTTTCCTTCTATTTTATATCAGTTCAATTTAGTTATGCCATCTAACACCAACAGAAtagtcttcagaaaaaataatcatctcACTACTATTGAATTTTTCATCTGTCAAGATTACTGAAATTACAAAGATTATACAAcagaaaagcttatttttcatttgtttcttattAGTCCAATAACTAGTAAATAGAAAGGAATATTATCTTCTGagttaaacagaaatatttaagaattagTCTGTTAAACTGTCCCTGCACCAAATCAGTTGTTCTTGTAAGAGCAATTTTGAAATATCGTATTTAAATAAAGGTACAACATTAGTTTTGAAGGTCAGACACTACAGAAGCCTGAACGGTAAAGCAGCTAAAAAAGctatctgtttctttttctgggtaaaaaaaaaataaaatgcatgagGATTGTGCACTGTTGGATTTCAGTGGAATGGCATCAGAATTTAGGTTATTCTCAATTGTTTTGTAGGCAAGCTGAATCAAGCTGTGCAAACCAAGAATTAGAATGTGATGATAGGAGATCACAGAGAAGGCGAGAAGAAAGAGCTACTTATAAAGAAAGAGAAGCTTATGATCAGTCATCGTGGCATCATCATAATGCATCACAAAGGGACTGGAAGTGGGAAAAGGATGATTATATTAGTCCTAGACAAGGCAAATTTTCACACTCTCAGAGGAACCTTAATATAAACAGACATTCAGGTGGCCCAAGGGGACGCTCTGTGTGGCACCAAAATGTTTTAGGAAGCTCTTCAAATCGGCATAACTATGGGAATTCTGGAAATGGTTGGCATTCAAGTGgacggggaggaggaggaacatcAAATTGGCATCACAGTGCCAGGGAGAGAAATTCTACTTGGCACTCAGAAGGAACAGGTCATTTTTCTAGCTGGAATTCCAAGAGTTATGGAGGAAACTGGAAATCTAGTCCTCATGGTACAAATGGCTGGAATTTTGGAAGCTCAGGAGATACATATTCGGTAGAGCCAATTAAATATAATAAGGAAAGATATGCAAGGCAGCGGCAGGAGAAAGACACTGATGTTCTGCCATACAGAAAAGATCGAAAAAATAAGAGTGACTTGCTTGATTTTACTAGTGATAATCTTCCTTCTGAGGGGGCATTGGATTTTGGTACGTTGAAGCAACCAGAAAGCAAAACTTTAAGAGCCAGTGGAAAAAGTGGCAGTCCTTCCAGAGATAAAACATATCGCTGGACTCCCTACCCATCCCagaaagctgcagagcagcaaccACGGTGTGAAGATAATGTTTCTAAAACTTCAGATAAAATGGATTCTGTATTTATACCTCTTACTGATTCAtcagtgaaaggaaaaacttGTGAAGCCAATGTTAGCCtttcaaaacttaaaaaacGGGAAGCATCTTCCCCTTCTAATGTAACCTCAGATCACCTTGATTCTTGCAAGGTAATGAAAGACTGTTCCAGTGGTGAAAAGCCTGACAAAGATGATGGCAGAAGTAATAGGATGCCATCACTGAAATCCCCTCTTCTGAATATCACAGATAAAAAATTATCTTCCCCAAAGCAAGACACAAACAGTCTCTTAAAAAATGTCAAGCTTCTGTTATCCTCAACTAATGGCGAAGAGCAGAATCATTTGAATGCACTGAACTTGGAAACAAACAGTTTCTCCTCTTATTCATCAAAGCTGCATGGTGCTTGTGCTGGTAACTTAAAAGGCAGCAAAGATGTGCTTGGTAGCAATCTTGGAGAGCCTGTTAATAACTTAAGTGAAGCAGAACAAACCCCCAAAGATGTTCAGTCCAGCCATTCCTTGCAAAATGCTCCCCTAAGCTCTTGCAAGGATACAGGTGACCAGAATAGGGAAGAAACTGGGAAAGCATCACCAAAGAATGAGTTCAGACTAGATTCATTAGAAGATGTGAGTGATGATGATTTAATGGGAAGTGAGAAGTCAGAAGCAAGAGCTGAAAAGTTGGGTTCTTCTGTTAGTTCTTGTTTACCTTGTGACACTCCAGAAGGTAAACCTGCCACCTCTGAAAAGGAAGATGATGAAAAGCTGGCTGCTTCAAGTATTGCTTCTGCTGATCTAAAAGATTCTACGTTTCAGATGGAATCCACAGTTTCTCTGTCAAGTGGTCAGGACCATTTGCATGTGGATTTGAAAACCTCCTCACAGGATGGAGAAGGGGATGAAGAGCGTGTCAAGTCACATGATCACTTTGAAATGGAAGGTTTTGAAAATCCTTCAGAGCATGAGCTGCAAAAAGGAGGAAGCCAGTCACTAGGCCTCCTTCTTCCTGATTTAAGCAAACTTGGcctccctgcctctctgcaAAGAGACCTGACACGACATATTAGTCTGAAGAGCAAAGCCGGGACACATCTTCCAGAGCCCAATCTCAATAATGCACGGCGCATTCGGAATGTGAGCGGCCATCGGAGAAGTGAGATTGAGAAGGAGTCAGGGCTTAAACCCACCCTCAGGCAGATTCTTAGTGCTTCCCGGCGAAATGTAAACTGGGATCAAGTCATCCAGCAGGTAACCAAGAAGAAACAGGAACTTGGCAAAGGTTTACCAAGGTTGGTAGCTTTCAGATCTAACCATgcctctctgtgtgtgtgttgagGGGGGAGGGttgtttttctccaaatctGAAATGAATTACAGAATCCTAAAACTAAGGCTTCAGAATGAAGCTTGCTATACCATGATCTTTTGCATATACAAATAACTTAGAGTTTTTATGATTGCTTGCTGCTGTGGATGTCTATCCATAGATAAGTGATAGTAGTCTGCTGCTCAGAAAAATTTTGATCAGTTCATAATTGTTGCTTAATATCTGAATACGGACACTAGcaatgtatttgcttttcaagTTCTAGTAAGTGGAAGAATGTAAAAATGCAATCAGGTTGTGAATAATGCTGTGACAGTTgcttatttcttcatttattcaGGACTATGAGAAATGCTTGCATTGCTGCAGGCAGAATAAATGCTCTCTTTTCATTTGTTAATCTTTTAATCTGATACACAGTTTGGTTTCATGTTTAGAGGAAGCAATTATGTAATACTTCACTTTTGAAACTTTCTTTAAACCTGAAGTTTTTGAAGCATCTTGAAAAGGTGTCATATTTGCTTATTCAAAACTTGGTTTGGAATAATTATAACAACATGATTTCTGACTTGGAAATCATGCTGTTGGTTCTTAGCCACTAAATCTAACTTTTTGATACACAAAAGATACTCCATTGCCAGGTGAGACAGAAAGCACAGAATACCAGTGTAATGAGTTGCCAGATCTCTTAAAGCAGTACCGTGCATTTGGGGGAGTGGGAGGCTTTGTTTCTAGATTTAGCTGGCTTGTTacatgtgtatttatttttctttttatcttgttAAAGGTTTGGCATAGAAATGGTGCCTCTTGTTCAAAATGAGCAAGAGGGTCTAGAACTCGGTGAAGAATCTGATCTGTCTACTCTAGAAGGATTCCAGTGGGAAGGGATTTCCTTAGCAGTGCCTGGCTCAGCCAGAAAACGtagcttttctgaaagcagtgTCATTGCAGACAGAAATCCTTCTGCTTATAGCTTCTTCAGTGAACaagccaaaataaaagaaagtggGCAAAGGCAAATAATTGCAGCCAGCCACTCACATCACATAACATCTGGGTATGAGGCAAGCGCTGATATTGAGGCTGATATGAAACGGGAGACATCTTCTCTTCCTTTATCACCATTTATATCTGAAAGAACTGAGACTAGTGGAAGGAGACACAGCCTACAGGCCACCTCTGAGGTCACAGGCCTCACAAAACAAGACCAGGAGAGCCCAGAGAAGAGAACGCCTcttcttgaaaaacaaaatgtactAGAAATCTCAGAAGAAAATCGTCCAGCTTCAAATAATGCTTCACTTCTTGCAGTGTCTAATAACATAGATGCAGCTACAGACAGTAGCTGCACATCTGGTACTGAGCAGAATGACGGCCAAGGAATTGGAAAGAAGCGAAGAGCAACTGGAGTAAGTGTGCAATTTTGTTCAGCTTTGGTgtgctaaaaatgttttttttcccctgtcaaTGGTCACTTGACCTTGGAATCATCTCTGCAAGGAGGACTTTCTCCATTTGATTGTCTTGTACATTGATAGCCTCAAACTAATTTGCTTGTttgacttaattttctttaagaatcttttccatttctattttccatttcataGTCATGCAAGACTTCTGCTTAATCTTTTTTAATTGGTAGGAATGGCAAATGTCCTTTAATTTTGATTTGGTAACTGGCGTGCTGTGCTGGGAAACGAgagctattaaaatatttctgtggaaGTACTTGATGTTGTAGCAACAATCTTGGTGTTTCAAAACTTTAAATGGAAGCTAGGCTGTAGtagaaatttgttttccttagaATGTTCCTGGTTTTATGGTCAAGCAAGGAAAGACAACCCTTTCTACAAAATTATGTACTTAAAATGATATCCTTAAATCTGAATTTATTTCATTGTCCTGTCTTGGACTTacccaaagggaaaaaaaagtgtttctgatCAAAATCCTCAAAATGGGTTTGTTATATGCAGACAGTGATAATTTTAATTCCTCACTGATTTATCCTCTAGACTTTCAACTAAAACCGTAGAGCAGAAAATTTGACCCAAGTTTGGTCTTAAATATCTGAGTAAGTAGAAGGCTGTCAGCTTATTTAGTATTTCTAGCTGAGATGAAAACATGGCACTCACTTTGCTGCTGTCCCTCTTTTaagggcagagggaaggatGAGTTATACAAGAATGTGCAAAATTAATTGTGTATTCTTCTTCGTGGGTACAGGTAATGGTTGAAAAGACAGTGGATGGTTGACTTTTTGATTTAGGCAAAATTGCTCTTGTAACTTTTGTTAATAAATGATTTTACTTGCAGGAGGGATCTTCTCCTGAAATCCCTAGtctagaaagaaagaataagagaagaaaaatcaaaggtAAAAAGGGTAAGTGAATATCATACATATGTGCGTCTGGTATAGGGGTTATAAATACCTAGTAGTATTTTGACTTGGCTAAAATGGTAGTTACTTAATGTTACTTTGGTGCTTCTTGGGCTCTTACTGAAGATCACAGGGTTGACTGCTCTCAAGTCTGCAACGCTGAAGAGTCCCATCTTAATTTGTCAGAAGTTACTTCTAAGAGAAGACTTTGTGCCTCCTTTCTGCCTGCAGTTCATGTTCCCAGCTGCACAGATGGGACCATTGCTTTCCCCTGCTCAGGGAAGAGAGGTTTGTTGCCTCTTCAGATGGAAGTTCTGAAGGGAGAAGTACCCATCACTCCGTTCTAATTCAGCTGTGCAATTTTCCCTTTCTATTTCTGGGTGGTCTCACCAGAAAAACTGTACTCACCATAACTTGGGCTGTGTTATGTTTTTGACGTCTCGAgcaatacttttattttttgactCCTTCCCTGTCTTTAAGGGAAATGAATGTGTAATGTCTCACTCCTTCTTGCTCCTGACCAAAGAAAACTCTTATTGTGGCATTAGACAGGTCTTTCTCAAACATGCCTAACACATCCCCATCACTGCATATCAAAATGAATCATCTGTGTTTTAGgcagtgttttctttgggaaCTAAATCATTGTGTTACCATCTGCAAGCTTTGGGGTCCATAAGATAGCTTTCAAATgttccatttctctttttttaattatttatttatattgaaTTTTTTGTAATGCAAGGCAGTTAATATGGATCTTTTCGTGGGAACTAATATTTCACTACTTGAAAAGGTGGGGGTGTTTATCAGCCTCTGTCTTCAATGACTAGTGTCTATTATGGAAAGTAATAACACACTCGACTTagtaaaatctttctttcccatTACTTTGCTTCAGCAGCATCGTTACTGTAGGAAATCTGCTAAAGGAAACTATAACCTGAATGAAACTGAGCAGTGCTCAAACTGAAACTTAATTTGCTTGGAGAATCTCTGTAATGCCAGAGGACTTTAGAAACTAGTATAGGAGATCTTTTACTGAGTACAGTGCTCAGAGACTCTTTTTCAAGAGACTGAAAACATGAGTCTCACGACCCAAAATCATCCTAGATAGTAAATGATTTTGTATCATTgggttctttttctcttaagcTCCCTTTCCTTGGCTTCTGGATTAACTGAATAATTTAAATCTTGTTTAGCTTAAATTTGCCCTTGCCTTTTAGATTACATTAATGGAAAGTGTGTATTTGTACTTCATGTACATGTATACTTCAAGAAGAGATCTTTGTGGAGGAGATTGACTTTGTTCAACTAAACTAAATCAGTGCTGGCAAAGCTATGACGGAAATAGTTACTAGAGTCGTGGCTGAGATTGCGTAAAGAGGAATACTCAACTTTGCTCTTCTTTCATGTAGACATGGCTCTTCCTGTGCATAGATGTtccttttcagcttcttgtaTGACTATTGATGCTTGACCTAATTTAtggtttttttacattctgAGGTGGTAGTATTTATTGAGATACATTACACGTGATATTGTCAAGTACAATTATActctatgttttgtttctttttcagaacgTTCTCAGGTAGACCAGTTGTTGGCTATTTCGCTGAGGGAAGAAGAGTTAAGCAAGTCCCTGCATAGTGTGGACAGCAGTCTCCTGCAGGCAAAGGCTGCCCTGCAGGCTGCATATGTTGAGGTTCAACGGTTCCTTGTATTAAAGCAACAGGTAACAGTGGGCTTTTGAGATTCTCTGAACTAGAAGTTAGCAGCCTGAAAAACTGCCTTAAGTAGGACTGATTTAAACCATAACTGTTTTGTAGATAACCATGGAAATGAGTACACTGAGAAGTCAGAGAATCCAGATCTTGCAGGGGCTACAAGGTACGAGATACCATAAAACTACAACAGTTGAATGCTGACTTTCATATTCTTTGAACtcagcatcttttaaaaattgcatttaacTTGAATTCGCTCATGTAAAATGTACAATAAAATTGAAGTCTTTATTGTTCAAGTGTGATCTGTTGTCTTTGGTAGTGCCATCTAGTGGGTTTTTTAcaaatttttctcttccttgtctGTATTTCCCCAAGAAATAAGCTCTTGGGACCACTAAATTTTATTgtaaaatgttaacatttttgttctggtttttttttttttcctttcctcttttactGTTAGAAACATATGAACCTTCTGAACTCTCAGAGCAACTTTCCTGCAGTGTCTTAAGTGACAGAAGAAATAGCAAATCTCAAATGGCAGCTGACTTAATTCCTGCAGGctccttcctgccccttttGGACACTTTGTCATCTTCCGTACCTCCGCTGGGGGCTTCCGTTCATGTAAACATGCCATCACCATTCCAGTCTTCTGGCATCACACCTGCCACTCCTCCTGACTCATCAGTACAAGTTAAACGAGAACCTGTGTCTCCAAAAGgctcagaagaaaatgtgaattcTGTACTCCAGAGGTCCCCATGTGCTTCCCGAGCAGAAGAGGTGGAGCAGAAGGATGGTATGTgtggcttttctttgttttgagaGAGCTacctttaagaaaataaagattattttttttccccagaagaatGTAAGTTGGATCTCAAACCTGCAGCCTGTTGTGCAGGGCTGAACTCCCATTAACTTGTGTAGGACTTTGTCAACTTAATAGCCTTAGAAACTGGGACCTTCTTTACAATACATCCAAAGGGattccacatttttaaattgttaagCACATGCAAATTGTAGTCATATGCACCTATAGGTTTCTAGTTGTACTTTAAGAATAGAACAAACATGAATTTCAAGGTTACATCCTCTTAGAATAATTtagttaacaaaaaaaccccaaaccttaaAACCTCCCCTGTAATTTTTGTCTTGTACTCTGCATCATTTAATGGGCATTGGTAGCTGAAAATCTGCCTACAAAGGAAAAATGCGTGCCTGAAGATCTTTATAAAAAATTATGCCCAACTACATTAGAGTATTCTGTGTTCTTCTTGGGCCCTGCTGGACAAGCACAGAGTATGATTTATGATACTAAAAATAACAATCCATCTTCTCCTTATCTCCATCTCTCTAAATCCCACAGGGCTGGAGACGGTCATTCAGAGTTCATGCGATCTTATTTGTGATTTCAGTAGACAATTTACTCTTAAGAAGGATGTTAGGCACTGTTCACTCATGTGAGGGAGTGGGACTGAGTAGGGCAGGGCTACCAAAGAAGGTATGTGTTCACTTTTGTCAGGAGGAGAAACCACTGAATTAACTGAACTACTAACGTGAGAGCtactgctttggaaaaaatgagATCTTAATGGCTATAGCTGAAATTGCTAACTCTTTATTTAGACAGTTTAAAACCCCTAAAACTCATGTACTGTAGTCTGTGGTCAAAGACTTAAATGCCATTGGTACTTTCCACTGCAACTTGCTACTGTGACTGAAGGTACAAACTGAAGATAAAAAGCTCAAACATCCTTTCCTTTCCTAAGAGCCTGTGAAGCCAAGCAGGGTGACTCTAATGACAGTTGTTTGTCTGCTGTAACAATGTCACTGACCCAAACCTTTAACTTGGATAATTTGAGATAGTGATTCATAAGCAAGATCCTTGGTACAGGTAAATATAGccaatgcaatttttttttcttcaactgaaGTGGAAAATACGATTGGAAAAATCCATGGTGTACTACTTTtataagtgtattttttttctcaagcacAAGATAAGTGTTGGCTAAATTGAAGCTTAGACTTCTGCAAATACAAGAATTCGAAGGGTTTTTTACCTTTTAGCAGTTTGCTTCAGACATAGAATTCTGTATAAATAGtgttctttgtggttttttagTCACCATTGCATTTCCCGTATTCCACTGTGTTACATTACATGCATGTAGTATTGTGAATTTTGCTTCATCTCTTTTTGGAGGATTTGATAGGGATTATGAAGCTCTGAGGGTGTACATTAAAGTAAActtgggagggagggggagaatcagcttttgtgtttgtttgcaTTGTTGAGATTCAGCTTGTAGGAAGCCACTGCCTTTCCTTCGCTTTCCATTTTTATTGGCATATGCCGTTCTGTTAAGTTTAAACATCAATGAAGAGAggtgtcatttttttttaaggttagaATTGGAAAATTCAAAATAAGGATGTAGTGATCACTAGCTGCAGTGGCATGCAGTGTTTTGCTTGCAGAAACTTCAGACTTTATTGATGTCTGTGCAGGCCCAGCAGAagtgcagcccagcagcagaagctgaagaggtttttcagttttctctcaTAAAGATGAATGTTCAATGTATAGCTGTATTTATTACttaaataattactttaaaaatgtcttaatCACATTAGCATATTTGTCAGTTTCCTGCAAACTTATTTTTGACATATTAAAATCAAGAATGTTCTTTTGATGTTTGTTTGTCAAATTAATGTGGTTTTGGTATTGATCAACTTCTGTATGTGCTACATTTAAAATGAGTGTCTGCCATCAAACTAATTTGgtaatttggggggaaaataaGCATTTACCATCAGGTAAATGCTGTAATTTGGGGGAGAGGAATTCTCTCTGGGGGCAGACTGCTTTCTGGGTGTTGAACATCTGGCTTATCAGCTGCCCTAGGAGGTCAGCTCAGCCTTGCCTTGAAGGAGCtgattgcattttgttttccctaACTACCAGCAATCTCTCCCACCTGTGGAACTGGGGGACTCTGCTTTCTTGCACTACCATGGTGATTTCCTACTTCCTTTTCTAACACATGCAGTACTCCAAGTGCTGAGAATAACTTTTGGTTTCAGAAATTTAACTTTAAGTTGCAGGTTACTCTtactttcctgtttgttttggttttaagtgaCCAaattcctcccctcccccttcctgCGGGAAACGAGGGATGCACAATGTTAGAGGTGTATTCAGAATTTAAGGGTTTGTGTGCCTTCTTCCCAGTATAATTCAACACAGTAACTGTTCAAACCTTGTCTAAGCATTCACTTCTGCTGTACAGAGGGTTTTCTAACAGGTTGCAGCTGTGTATGACAGTTATGGGTCGGGGGGAAAAACAGCTTTCCATTGATTTACTTTAAATATGATACACCCTACACTGTCATCAAGTTCTAGTTTTATCTTGGAACTTCCCATCTGAGGAGGGTGTGGGGCGAGATGTTCACTTTTAAGGTGTCTCTAGCTGGATGCGTAATTCCAAAGCATCAAATTTGTACTGTGATGTGTTAAACAGTCCAACAGCTTTGTCTAAGCATTGCTGTAGGTTTAATTTGCTGGTTTCTAAGAGACTGAAGCAGGGAAGTGTTTCAAATACTGCCAGCTTCCCGTTGGCCTTGAGGGATCCCACCCAATAAATGCAGTGAACTTGAAACATCCTGTTCTGGATTGTAGTTATTGCAAATGTGACCAGGGAATTTTAGGGTGTGGGAAACACAGCTGTGAGATGCTGCCTGTGCTCTTAGCCTGTCTCAGTTGAGAAGTTGGATTCACTTGTTCATATTAGCTTCAGATTAGAATGACAGGGAGAGTATGTTTGCCCCATTGTTTAGTCCACCACAGATGAACTAACAAAGCTTACCCTGATGGCATACAGTGCTGCCATTCCCATGATAGAAGGTACGATGCTGCAGAGTGGGTTGTGCATGACTCATCTACCTTGACTTAGGTCCAAGTAACTTGGTAGAAATAACTAATGCAGATGGGTTAAGCACAAGGTCTTCAAACTGTATCACTGAGCAGCTGAGATGCATTAGGCATGCATTGGTTAATACCAGTCCTATGGCGGTGGTGACAGCTGGTAAGGGAGCACACAGTGAAGGGTGGTAGTATCTTAAGCTGACAATGTAGGATTCACCAAAGGTTGTTTGTCAGAACTTCAAAAGCATATAGTCAGCCGGCAACTTGAATGATGTGCCCCATTCCTTTGCTTGTGGGTACACAGATAAACATTTTATGCAGCAGCTATGTTTTTTAAAGGCTGGACAGCTGACTGAAATAGCAGATCTGCATGTGCACATAGCTTTCAACATGTAGGAATATGTACTTTACATGCAGAATTAagtataaacagaaaaatgcagggaaagcaattttgcataaatatttattgctgtAGAGATTGAATATAACACtagtctgttttcttcagaagaaaccAACCAGAAAACTTCAGTGTATCCAGTTATCTCTGCAACCATATCCCTATCAGAGCTCGCAGCTTGTTTCCAACACACTAATCAAGATGTTCACAAGCCTGCTGTGGATGTGGGAAAGGCTGGACTTCCAGAGAACCCTTCTCCTCATTCACTGTCTGTTTTCAGCAAGAGAGAAGCAAATGACACAGTGACTGAAAGCTTTTTACTGGATCAGTGTAGCACTTCTCTTCCAAAGCATTCAGTCCTTCTAGAAATGCCAATagacaaaacccccaaactgtcAGCAGAACCATCCGAGCAACAGATGGCAAC comes from Haliaeetus albicilla chromosome 5, bHalAlb1.1, whole genome shotgun sequence and encodes:
- the ZNF106 gene encoding zinc finger protein 106 isoform X1, with the protein product MVRERKCILCHIVYSSKKEMEEHMRSMLHHRELENLKGRDSNHECRVCRVTLVGLSAYAKHISSQLHKDNVHAHDRKEEEKEEAEEEYLDKELIQLIKQRKERNRQAESSCANQELECDDRRSQRRREERATYKEREAYDQSSWHHHNASQRDWKWEKDDYISPRQGKFSHSQRNLNINRHSGGPRGRSVWHQNVLGSSSNRHNYGNSGNGWHSSGRGGGGTSNWHHSARERNSTWHSEGTGHFSSWNSKSYGGNWKSSPHGTNGWNFGSSGDTYSVEPIKYNKERYARQRQEKDTDVLPYRKDRKNKSDLLDFTSDNLPSEGALDFGTLKQPESKTLRASGKSGSPSRDKTYRWTPYPSQKAAEQQPRCEDNVSKTSDKMDSVFIPLTDSSVKGKTCEANVSLSKLKKREASSPSNVTSDHLDSCKVMKDCSSGEKPDKDDGRSNRMPSLKSPLLNITDKKLSSPKQDTNSLLKNVKLLLSSTNGEEQNHLNALNLETNSFSSYSSKLHGACAGNLKGSKDVLGSNLGEPVNNLSEAEQTPKDVQSSHSLQNAPLSSCKDTGDQNREETGKASPKNEFRLDSLEDVSDDDLMGSEKSEARAEKLGSSVSSCLPCDTPEGKPATSEKEDDEKLAASSIASADLKDSTFQMESTVSLSSGQDHLHVDLKTSSQDGEGDEERVKSHDHFEMEGFENPSEHELQKGGSQSLGLLLPDLSKLGLPASLQRDLTRHISLKSKAGTHLPEPNLNNARRIRNVSGHRRSEIEKESGLKPTLRQILSASRRNVNWDQVIQQVTKKKQELGKGLPRFGIEMVPLVQNEQEGLELGEESDLSTLEGFQWEGISLAVPGSARKRSFSESSVIADRNPSAYSFFSEQAKIKESGQRQIIAASHSHHITSGYEASADIEADMKRETSSLPLSPFISERTETSGRRHSLQATSEVTGLTKQDQESPEKRTPLLEKQNVLEISEENRPASNNASLLAVSNNIDAATDSSCTSGTEQNDGQGIGKKRRATGEGSSPEIPSLERKNKRRKIKGKKERSQVDQLLAISLREEELSKSLHSVDSSLLQAKAALQAAYVEVQRFLVLKQQITMEMSTLRSQRIQILQGLQETYEPSELSEQLSCSVLSDRRNSKSQMAADLIPAGSFLPLLDTLSSSVPPLGASVHVNMPSPFQSSGITPATPPDSSVQVKREPVSPKGSEENVNSVLQRSPCASRAEEVEQKDEETNQKTSVYPVISATISLSELAACFQHTNQDVHKPAVDVGKAGLPENPSPHSLSVFSKREANDTVTESFLLDQCSTSLPKHSVLLEMPIDKTPKLSAEPSEQQMATTVVPVEKGNRRRRKLRKKKTLRAAHVPENSDTEQDIIDSKPVRKLKGGKVPKGEKVTTSTPPRHEDGATAQTARNKDENDSDASLELVEVPAPQCEVVDVHSSESGDEKPDSPSKRDSHSSVDQAVLEASCSGYDEVSSTSEIGTNYRDDGKRSVAETQTSISSLRGSKNSSEVSSEPGEDEEPTEGNFEGHLAAVNAIQIFGNLLYTCSADKTVCAYNLVSRKCVAIFEGHTSKVNCLLVTQTNGKNAALYTGSSDHTINCYNIKTRECMEQFKLEDRVLCLHSRWRILYAGLANGSVVTFSIKNNKQVDTFECHGPRAVSCLATAQEGARKLLVVGSYDCTISVRDARNGLLLRTLEGHSKTILCMKVVNDLVFSGSSDQSVHAHNIHTGELVRIYKGHNHAVTVVNILGKVMVTACLDKFVRVYELQSHDRLQVYGGHTDMIMCMTIHKSMIYTGCYDGSVRAVRLNLMQNYRCWWHGCSLIFGVVDHLKQHLLTDHTNPNFQTLKCRWKNCDAFFTSRKGSKQDAVGHIERHAEDDSRIDS